The DNA segment GCAGTCTATTAAGAATTTTGTTTTGATCTGTGAGGTAATGCATTAACCTCATTaacaatatcttcatcaatctccCTTCCTAATAATAATGGATCCAAGATATGTAAAATTACTGTTTTTTTTCTGGAACTTTGCACCCATATTACCTTCAATCCTCCTGTTGGTTTTCCTAAAGTTACAGCTCATAAAAAAAAGTCTTAACCACACTTTGTCTACAATCCTTAGTTTCTAATGTGCCTCTACAATTTCAAGCTTATAATAACAATTGAAAGATTTTGTAGAGCACAAATACAAATATGAGTACCAATTTGATATGGCAAACCATACAATATACAACATATAATAtgacaatataaaatatttatataataatatcaaatattcATTTGTAAAATGCATTGGCTAGTTTGGCTGGTAAAGAGAAGGATCATAAACCGCCTTCATCACTTACATTTTGCaagatgtatatacatatatacatatatatatatacatatatatacacatatatatatatacatatatatacacatatatatacacatatatatacatatatatacacatatatacacacacacacacatatatatatatatatacatatatatatattcgattaacatgagttttatagtatttatactcaaattttataaactcgacaatgtaaacaaataaatatcatcacacagattgaaacaattaaaatcatctaaatataagtatccaaaataaaggTTGAGTACATCAAATAATAAtacttaaattttataaattcaacAGAGTCCGAAGTGAATGGCCCTCACGTAAGGGTCACGCAAGTGCAGCACCGCACATGAGGGCCACGCAACGAAGTGCGTGAAAGCAAAGCGAGAGTGGTGTTGTGTCccacaaataaaaatgaaaataaataaaaaagacacaACTAGAACGTGTCAAACACATGTTCAGCTGTGTTGATGACGTATCTGTGTCCAACACATGTCAAACACAGATACATCCATCAAAAGCACGTGTTGGTGCTTCAAAGATGAGAGTTCATTTTCAGTAACATACTACTTCAAGAATAGAGACAAAACCATAAAACGTTATGAAACACAAAGTTACTATAATTTAATGTTTACAAACAATATTAACTAAAAATATCCAAACTGTACCTTAGAAATAATTAgaagtattatatatttttattaattaatttttaaaataaaaatactttaaaaACTATCTGAGACACATCAGAGAAATATTCTACAAGTATCACATATGACACATCATGACGAGATATAACTGATGATAATAAGTATCATGTCCAATTATAGTGTTACTTTCATTAATCATAATCTAATGTTTAATACAGTCAATATTAAGCAATTAAAAGTTCTCTAAGTAGTCTTCATGAAAGTATATATACTAAATAATTAATAGTATCCTATAactttaataattattaaaaatataatacctTCAAAGTTCAAACCCTACATGTAACCAAAAAAATATCCTAGATGTATTACATTCGCTATAATCTGATACATATACCATTAGTAATTCAAAGCATCTGTTATTCACAGGAAAATTGGATTCTGAAGGAAACAATTAATTAAATTTctaaaaaaagtaaaataagaTGTAGTGTTTCACGATGTCTAATCAATAATTAAATCAACCAAACACAGCTGAAAAACATATCATTCAAAAAGTTAAAATGTCAATAGTTGGAATTTacaatatctaaaaattcagaaaAACCataaaatttgaatttattaaatcatagaaatttggaaaaaaaataaattcttaaATACTAATGTTCAAAGATTGAACATTTTTCTAACTTTTAAAAATGGCTAATCTCACATTATACAAAAATCTAAAGACTAAAATTCTAAATGTTCAATTATACAAAAACTAAGAACAATAGATGATGGATTAGATACTTGACAAAGTAAAGCTATGTTTTTGATATATTAGTAACACATGCAACGAATCATTATGCCTTTTAATGATATTGTTCCATTTCATTCttctatcattattttttattatactcATCCTGTTTGTTTTCTAAAATATTATTGTGAGTTGAGACTTCTTTGTCTTTGGTGTTCTTTAATTTCTCTATAGGTGAAACCTCTTTCTCATCCTTTTTCTTTAATCCAAACTCCTAAAACCTTAAAACAGACCACTACAGAGCACTAAAAGTATTGTGTTTATAATACACATAAAAAACACATGAAACTAAAGAATAGCACATCAACATAATCATGCACGAAAAACAGTATGCTTAACAACAAAGATAGAAGTCCTACTGGTGCAGATTGCTGCATGACGGGAGTCCCACCAGGTGCATTGCGATCACTGCATTAAGAATAAAAACAACTTTGACTTAGTGATTCTCTCAACATAGTCCTTAATTTTCAGTCACAAGATGAGTTGAATGCTTacttcatgtaattttgaaaatacagCTCCTCTCGGACCTTTGAGGTAAGCTCCATCACAAGGTCCGGGTGTTTAAGTCTGAGATGCTTATGAACAAACTCAGGAGCATGGAAAAGCTTTGTGCAGCCCTTAGCTCCACATCCATACTTCCAACCATATTTTTCATCTCGTATTTTCCTCACTAAAGGATCTAGAGCCTCAGTAGCTGCAGCATCAATCTTATCTTTGGCTGTCAATGTTTCCAAGGGATCCTGGCCTTCCAACCTCGCTTGCCAGAATATATCAAGTTTCTTCTCCCAGTTAGATCCACTAGCATTGGTTCCATCATGTGTCTTGTTGTCAGCTCTAACATGCCGAAGACCCTTTGCCTCAGACGTCTCAGACATGCCGTAGTAATCCAAGCCATGTACACGCCATAGGTAAGTGATCAAAGTATCCAACAATTCAACACCTTCAAGACCCTTGACAGTGGTTGGACCACGTATAATTACAATTGGCCCCATGGATCCTCCATGAGACTTCTCTGCATCCAACTTATCATGACCACTATAGGACAGGACATTGTCCTGGATACCCTTCTCCATGTCAAGCTTATGAACCAAGGCCTGCGCTTGTTCAATGTCAACTTGAATTCGCCGAGGTTCAGAACTAACTGGGTGAGACTTTGGAGCCGCGGAAAGCAGGTCATGTCCTTTTGCATTTCCTCTACCATGCCTTCTCCTTTCACCATGAGGATCTGCCTCGTCTTCAGAATTTGGTTCGCTATCATTCCCAGATTTGCTAGCCAAGGAAGGTGTTAATCCTGGGCCACTGATGATATAAGCATGAGAGAAAACTAAGTCAAGGCATAATAATCCTTCAGAAAGCATGAGAAGGGGAACTGAGACGAAACTCTTACAGGTCAAGTGTACCACTCTGCAAATCAAGCAAGAATTCCTTTGCAACAGTCCTGGCCTGTTCTTTCCTCCTACAATGTCACGCAATAGGCATCGATAGCAACAGAAGTGTTGACATTACATTGTACAGGACAATGCACAAACGCATTGAAGCCAAGCTAGCATGACCATATGAAAAAAAGACCAACGTAAAACCTTTATCTGACTTAAGCATTAGAAAATTGGAATGAAGGGATCATCCAAGCAAAAGACTGAATGTCATACTCAAAATACAATATCAATAGCTACATACATGTCCATGTGGTTGCAGGAAACTCACCTTTCAATGACTGCCACCAAGTTAGTTGGATGATATTTGTCTTTCAGCCTACAACAACAGGGTTAAAAACATGAGGCAATGTATAAAATGTTTCAAATATATCACATTACATCAAATGGATACACAATAATATTTGGAAAATTGTAGGCATCATGTACCATTGCTCTTCTTTATGAGCTTCAAAATAAGCTCGCTTCTGAGTTGAAATGTATTCTGATCTGTATTCTTCATACCTGCATGATCAGAACTTTGCTTGATAGCTCATACTATCCATAGTGCTAAACAGCTAGCAGATTCATAAAATCACTCTGATCATTTAGCAGCCAAAAGACACAAGCTTGGCGACATAACCAACAAATGCTTATTGAAATCAAACTCTTTATGTTGATAACtactttcatctgaaatatgtacCTTCGCTCAGCTTCAGCAGGTGAAATATCATCTTCAAGTTCTTGGATGAACTGCTTGTATGACATCAAACCTCCCCTGCAAAAATAACTGAATAAGGTTATTAAAcaattaaaaaatcaaatatcTAGTGAGTTTTTGCTATTTGTCTAGCTTTGCATAGTTGCATCATATATAATGCCTTGAAAACCAAAAGAAGTCCAGAGAAAAAGGATTCATGCTTCCACTAAGAGATGCATGTATACTTGCAGTTGGCATTTAGTAATTATGAAGATTCAGCAGGTGCAAAAATCAACTACAGATGAAAACAGTCCTGAGAAACACATGATACAAACTACTAATAAGATTTAAAGTATAATTCATCAACAAATGGAACAGAAGCATACACCACGCACAAAAAGATATATAGAAACAGATGACTCTATGCACATAAAATCTTTTTTTCAGTTGTTACAACCAAAACCATGAGGATTACAAATACATGCTCCTCCCTGACTGTACTAAACTGATAgccatatttttaatattatagaaATCAAGTATTTACTGGTCCAACAGCCAACCTGGGCGCAGACTGGACAATTATGGCCACTTCAGTCTGGTGTAGGCTATACCCTGATTTGATCATATTCAACTTCTCTGAATtataaattattctgatgattgtCCTCCCTGGTTCAGTCCAACCAATCTTGTTTATCCTCCTTATCAATCTCAATGTCAACTTACAAACTTTGGTAAAGGTTCCATACTAGACAAAACTATAAAGGATATTACAGGGCAAACAGAAGGGCCAAAAGGTAAAATATGTGGCACTTAATTGCATAATTTAACTTAAAACTACCCAACAGCCAAACAGAAAGTCTTGAACTGTTATTGTAGGACAACAAGTTTAAAGAGCAAAAATATGCTGAGAATTTGAGTTTCATGCACTACAATATTAATGACTATACAACACCTATATCTACCGATCACAGCACACGATTAGAGAGAGTTTCTAGCTTACAACTTAAACAACTAGACCACAAAGAACCAAGAATGTTGTTTTTTATTAAACCAATCAACATTCTGCACTATATAAGTTACTATGCCGAGGCAGCATCATTCATCAGCAAGTTTCTTAACTTCTTATCAGCTTTTAGCAAAATATATTCAAGGAACTAAGGGAACGAAAGTCAGATATCAGCATACTTGATACCCATACAAGAATTACTCCACAATTATCTAAGTTTGCTAAAATTCTAGTTTGGAAGAGTCCCATGATATATGATAATTGCAGGTCAAAGAGAATGTGTCTATGCCATAAGAAAACTAATTAGAAAATCTctctaaaaaatatcaaaaagagaGACACTTATAGAGAAAAAATGGCAAGGAAAGACCTTATTAAATTGGTAAAAGAGACCATAACAAATCAACATGAGCCATATTTTCATTAGAACACATAGCAAAGTACAAACCTTGGGATACCCTCGGGACCATCACCATAACCACTGTATCCAGAATTAGGCCAATCTAAAGATTATAAACAAGAAAAGCATAAGAACTCCAGAATTGGTATTCTACAACAAACAATTGTttaacatgagaataagaatcctACAATAATGAGGCCATTCAAAGCTTAAATATATATTCACAAATGATGTATCAATTTGTATAAATGGTTACTTATATGGAAGGATCCTAATCAAACTTGATCCCCGAGAATAAAGCTCAAACAAACCAAGCATTTCAAAGAATGAAGATTTATTACTCTATATTTCTTGTAGTTTGTCATTTTTTGATGCAACTACTTGCTGCCATGGATATATAATCTGAAAATTATATTATTCTTATTAGCCAACCACATCACCACATTTCTGCATCATGTAGTGTCAAATTAGCAAATATTGCAAAAGCGAATGCATCTTTATATGAATCCTCCCCGAGTTTAATATCATTTCACCCTTCTCATTTACCTGGCATTTGAATATATTGGTAACTTCTAGAAAAAACTGACACAGGTAATTCTAATGAAAAGGGAAATCTGCACCAGGTTTCATTTTGATCATAGTACCAAAACAAATCTGTAGGACAATCACTGCACAAGAAACTCAACAGTGGAACCTCATCACCATATTCAGAGAAAAATCATCACGAAAATTTGACTGTTAACAATAGAAGCAAAGTCAGGGGTGGATAGCTACAGAGGTCAAACTTACTCAATTGCTAGCCTCAGTTGAGTCTAAAAAAGGGGTTTTTTTACTATTTGATACAATGATTCAGCTTGACTTCGCCTATGTACTTGGCATCAGGTGAGATGTAAGTTTGAGTGGGTCACTAAATTTAATTCAATTTTCATTCTTTTTAAGTCAATTAAGAATCAGTTTTGAGTTTTGAGTAATTTGTTGTAATAGGTGTCAATTAAGCAGGCTTTTGCTTGATTTAGCAACCTGATAGTAGGAATACACTATCAGCTAACTGAAACTGTAAATAGTGGAGAGACATTAGTTGATAGTTAACAGGCTTAGATAGAAACTGCTTTTCAAACTAGTATGGGAACTTATGCTGGTACTCGGGATTTTACGAACATTCTATATATTAACTTCCTTTGGTCTCCAAACCATCAGCAATAGGTAAAGCCATGTCCATACAGGAGGTAAAAGAGGCTATGTGGCCTATGGCTCCTCGGAAATCCCTGGATCCTAATAGACTGAGTGTTGATTCTAGAGGACCTATCATTCCACTGCATGGGATTCTGCATAGTGCTGTCAAATGATTTTTTGATAAATCCATCTTAACAACACAATTTACTTGAACTTATATTGTCATGGAGCCCAAGGTTGAGAAACTCTAAAATATTCAGTATTTAGATCCATTAATGATAATATTTGCTACAAATTGATCACTAAGATTCTTGCTTGTCTACTTAAGCATTTGTTGCCAGATGTAGTGGGTGGGGGATCTACATCACACTTCCAATTGCATGGATAACTTTTTCTCATTCAGTTCAGATGCGTTTGATATTGGTGACTAACAACTCTGTAAATGGAAGAGCTTACAATAACAATTTTTTTCCGTTTTATCTCAATATTTGACCAATTTTCTGGTTAATTCAAGTCAATAAGTGGCCAGCAAGAAATGCTGCATTCACATTTACCTGCTTGGCGATTCATGTAGCGACTGTGAGGCCTCTCATAGCCGTACCCACCTCTGCTTCCTGAGCCATCTCGATCGTACCCACCACCGTAATCATAGCCATGCCTGCAATTATCAGCAGATAAATAGCAACTTCAAGGAGTGTAATCCCACCAACGGAGCTCGTACACATATTAAAGGACCGCACGATTTCTTGCTCACCTTCTTTCATTATAACCCCCTCGGCGCCGGTCATATCCACCATCATCCCTCCTAGCTCGCTTAAAGGGTCCAGGAGGAGGGGACCGGCGAGGAGGCGAGTGCCGGCGGTCACGGTACGACGGCGAGCTCGGGCTACTCCGCCTGCGATAATCCCGATCCCTGTCGTCCCTCGGTTGCCCAAGCAACGGAGGTGGGGGAGGCGGCGGCGACCGATTCCTAGAGTCGTGCTGATCCACCGTCCGGCTAGAGGGCCAGTCGTCCCTCCTTTCACTCGAGTCCCTGTCCTTCCTcttcggaggcggcggcggcggtgaggAAGATCCGCCGCCGGCGCTTTCCCTCCGCTCCGGCTGTAGATCACGGCGACGATCCAGTGCTTCGGTGGGCATGTCGATGACGTCCGCCATGGACACGACGATCGCGTGATACGGAAAACCCTAACGATTGGTCCGAGGAGCGGAAACCGTAGAAAAAGCGAGAGAGGGAGGGGGAGTTGGAGGCGAAGGTGAAATAAAGGGAGGAGATTTAGGCAAAAAAGTTTCATGGCTTATAATATCATAAATACCCCTTTACGTTATTAATGTCACATATAGACAGACCCCCTTATTAACTCGAATAACTTTTATAAAACAATTAAAGCGATTCCCTAAAAAAATTACTCACATTTTGAATATTTCTCCATTTTACTTTTTTTCGAAGAttactatttattattattattattattattattattattattatttacaatatcatattaacaactttaaatattttttagttatccctttgtaaataaatattataatttaattttaataaaattaaatttcattccttacttataattttaataaaaaagattactttttcttctcctccttttaaTCTTCGGAGATGATGTAAAATGACagaaaaaagaaatgaaatgGGATGAACGGAAGACCAAAGAAAAGAAATAGTTTTTGATACTTGTTTTAATGATTTAATGTTTTTAAGATTACGAGCATTGTATAATAATAGTCCAGAAAACATCATATTATAGATCAGTTATATTAGTAGAGAAGATAGAAGACCGGTAATAATAACATGCATAAGTAGAGCCTATGGGGAGGAAAAAAGTAGTAGAAAAAGATGAAAGTAAAAAATAGAATTAGAATGATTAtgaatagtaaaatattattttttttattttttaaaaattataaaatagtaaGAATGAGGCTCTAAATagtatactctttttttttaaatagtatcATTAATTTAAAAAGTATCTAAATTATCCCTAAAATAAATTTTCTCCTAATATATTGTTTTGGTCTAATACAATATTTTAAcatgttatagtattttggtcATCACAAAAAATACATTGTAAAACCTACTTGAAAATATCTAAATAAACTCTTAACCTTAACCAAACTAACTATAagcttaaaaatataaatattataataatttatgaaCAATGACAAGGAAAGAGACATGATATAATAAAATCACTTGTATTAGAACaaaagatttataatatttatagtgTTTCTAGTATATCGATAAAAcactataaatacccccccaaaTAAAAAAGAACAGTATATTTTGCAAAGACAGATTAAATTACTGGCTAGAGAAAGTGAATCAAATGGCGAGATTGAATGATCCATCTATAATGACATGATCTCGGCAGATGACCGAGATTGACACTCATTGGGGCATAAATGTTCTTTCAAGCATACATTTATGGACACAATAGCTGAAAAcatttttataaaagaaaaatatctGTACCATTAGTCACCAATTGTTATATTATATTACATTTCAGCCTAACATAAGAACAGAAAACAATCATCATAAATAACAACCAGGAACTACCTTTCCTATCTGCAAATGTACTTTTCATATTCGCAAAATATGAACACTTCGGTTAGAACAGCGTGGAAGAATTCCAACATTCTCCTTCCTATACACTTATTTTTGCGATGCAAAAACCTAATAGTTTTGTGATGCTTGTGGTCTTTTCACTAGCATATAATTTGATTGAATCATAATAAACACCTACATCAATCATCACGAAACTTAAATTCATATAAACATTCATATACAAAGAGATTGATGAAAGAATATATATCCATAAATATATAAAC comes from the Musa acuminata AAA Group cultivar baxijiao chromosome BXJ1-10, Cavendish_Baxijiao_AAA, whole genome shotgun sequence genome and includes:
- the LOC135594718 gene encoding serrate RNA effector molecule-like, whose translation is MADVIDMPTEALDRRRDLQPERRESAGGGSSSPPPPPPKRKDRDSSERRDDWPSSRTVDQHDSRNRSPPPPPPPLLGQPRDDRDRDYRRRSSPSSPSYRDRRHSPPRRSPPPGPFKRARRDDGGYDRRRGGYNERRHGYDYGGGYDRDGSGSRGGYGYERPHSRYMNRQADWPNSGYSGYGDGPEGIPRGGLMSYKQFIQELEDDISPAEAERRYEEYRSEYISTQKRAYFEAHKEEQWLKDKYHPTNLVAVIERRKEQARTVAKEFLLDLQSGTLDLGPGLTPSLASKSGNDSEPNSEDEADPHGERRRHGRGNAKGHDLLSAAPKSHPVSSEPRRIQVDIEQAQALVHKLDMEKGIQDNVLSYSGHDKLDAEKSHGGSMGPIVIIRGPTTVKGLEGVELLDTLITYLWRVHGLDYYGMSETSEAKGLRHVRADNKTHDGTNASGSNWEKKLDIFWQARLEGQDPLETLTAKDKIDAAATEALDPLVRKIRDEKYGWKYGCGAKGCTKLFHAPEFVHKHLRLKHPDLVMELTSKVREELYFQNYMNDRNAPGGTPVMQQSAPKVKSQRRGPPLGNRLRDERGYRRESDRNDRDDNRHDKTDNSPRDANDGLEGDDNEKPLHEAYGGQGLHGAFPSDVPPPPVLMPVPGAGPLGPFVPAPPDVAMRMLRETGGPSSYEATAGSRGRTGRLGPQVSGPAPILSMPPAFRHDPRRIRSYQDLDAPEDEVTVIDYRSL